The genomic segment TCGACACAGCGCGAGCTCTTGACCTGGCGGGACAGGGAGAGCGTTCGGATGCCGGCGGCGTGTGCCGATTCCAGATCTCGTCGTTGCAAGTGGGAGACGGCCAGAGCGGCTTGTGACATGGCGCCGCGCCGCGCTCGCCGCTGCTTTCGTGCGTGGTCGATGGACTGGCGGGCGTGCACCTCGGCGGTCTGCGCCTGCCCGAGGTCGCGGAAGGTGTTGGCGTGCTCTCCGTGCAGGTACGCGGGGTCGATGAACGCGGCCCATTCCTGTTCGTCTGCCAGCCGCACCCGGGAGTACGCCGCCTCGGACTGCGTGACCGCTCGGGCTGCCTCGGTCTTCTCCCCGAGCTTGGCGAGTGCCCGTGCCTCAAGAGCCCACAGGTCCGCGAGGCAGGCAGCCGACGTGTTCCGTCCCAGGCCCGCGCGGCCGGTCTGTGCGAGTCGGCGTCCTTCGGTCGGGTTGCCGAGCAGGGTTGCCTGGTCGGCCATACCGGCGAGAACGTGCGCGCCCAGGGCGGCGTTCTTCGACTCCTCCGCCAGGCGGAGGGACTGGATCAGATACCTCTGTGCGGTCCCGTGTTCGCCCGAGTCGTAGGCCATCCAACCCAGCAGGTATGTCTGCTCGGCGGCTGCCTCACACAGAGCCTTGTGCACCTCGTCGGTGTACGTACGGCGTAGCAGCGGGAAGACGTGGGCGTTCATGTACTTCGCGAGGATGAGCCGGCCGGAGCCGCCGCCCTGGAGTACGTCCATCCTCTGGAACTCGCCGAACATGTTCTTCACGGCGGTCACGTCTTCGAGCCGCACGCGAGGTCCGGGTTCGGGCTGCTGGTCAAGGGTGTTGAGCAGCCAGTCGCGGGACGGCCCGACGGCTGCCACTGCGGCAAAGGGTGCCGCTGCCAAGAACTTCCGACGGTCCACGTCTGCTCTCCCCAAGTCGGCAACGGCTTCCACGGTAGTGGCGAACGAGGAGTTGTAATCGAGGGAGCGTTCCGCGGCAGCGCTCTCACCGAAGCCGAGATCGTATGTTGTGACCCGGTATCCGGCGCAGGCCGAGAACACGTCGGCGAGGATCTCCGGGACGGGCGGCCTCGGATGATCACCGTCCAACCACCGCCGCACCGTGGTCGCATCCGGAGTGATGTGAGGCTGCCCGCACGCCTGAGCTGCGGTTTTGACGCGTCGCGCCAGCTCCTTGCGGCTGATGCCTGATCGATCCAGCCACCCGGCAAGGTCCGTGTTCGGCATCTTCTGCGTCGTCATGTGGAGCCCTTACCCCTCAGCCACGCGCGGTAATGGAAGTGACACCCTTCGACACCCCCTCCGACGGTACCCCTCGCCGCGTCGTCGATGTTGCCTTGAGGGACGAACAACGGACGCAGGTAGGGGAGTTGCCGCGATGGGGTTAGCTGCGGCCAGTAGCGCGTTACCGACCACCTCTGTGGCCACCGCGATGGCTTGCCCTCGACCAGTGCGCAGCGATCTCTCGGATAGGCGAAACCGCAGACACTGCTTCCGGCAGCCGGCGGTGCTCCATGCCTGAGCCGGTGATCCAGCGGTTTCATCGCACGCCACGAGCCGTGCCCGAGGCACGTCTATTCGTGCAGCAGACTCTCGCCGCCTGGGGCATTTCTGGCGATGCGGACGCGGTACTGCTATGTGTCTCGGAACTCGCGACGAACGCTATCCGTCATGGCGTTCCGGCGGGTGGCCACTTCATCGTCAAGGTGGCCAGGAACGACGACTGCCTACGCGTCGAGGTGGGCGACATGAATCGCTGCCGACCCCGGTTACGGCACCCCAGCGCCGACGACGTCAGCGGCCGTGGGCTGCTCCTCATAGCCAACCTCGCGGACAGCTGGGGAGTAGTCCCCCGGGCGCCGAGCGGCAAGGTCGTGTGGACCGAATTCAAGATCCCGGGGGTCCACCCAGGACGCGTGCTGTTGCGCAGGACCCGCACCGATCACTTGTACAGACGGCACGCCACGAAGCCAGGAGAAGCACCCGCATGATGCCGCCGGCCTTACGCGCAGCCCTTCCCGACCCCGACGTTGTTTTTCGGCCCGCCCGCCGTGACCTCGACCCCGAGACCGGCGAAGCGGCGGCGCAAGCCCTATGGGATCGCCATACGTGGTTCCCCCACGGCAGCTGCTGGTTGTGGTGCGGGCGCGATCGCGTCGACGTGACATGGCTCGGCCCCGTCCAGTCGAGCGGGAGTCACGCCGCGATGTGGGCCTGCCTCGCCTGTCTCTACGAGCTCGATCAGCGGGTCCTCCTGGCCACCATGCGTAAAGACGGCACCACCAAGGACGCCCCCCAGCCCCCTACGTATGTGGGCGGCCCGCTCAACTTCCGGACCGCTGCCGGACGCCACCGCAGGTAGATCCCGTCCTCAGCCAGCCCTGTTCCAACGAGCCGATCTCCATCGAGGTGCAGGGCGGCGAAGGTCTCACCGAGTCGAGGAGCCAGCATGCACGATCTGATCGTCAGCCCATTTCTGGACGACTACTTAGTCGTCCGACCCGGACACGCCTCCGGGATCAAGATCCCCCTCACCAGGTTCCTGGAGCTCAAGCGAGCCTTCGACGAGCATCTCGAATCTCCCGTCTGGCTGGTTGACGCTGCGCGCCGCACCTGGAACGCAGAGGTCGGGGGCCTCCCAGCAGACGAGACGCTCCTCGTCCGCAACCCGTCTCCCTACGGCTACGGGCGTGCGTCGTACGAGATCAACAAGGGCTGCGACTACGACTGTCCGCACTGCTACCTCGGTCAGAAGAAGTTCGAGGGGCTGAACTGGGAGCACAAGGCGCAACTACTGGAGATCATGCGTGACGCCGGGGTGCTCTGGCTGCAGATCACCGGCGGTGAGCCGCTGATCGACCGGCTGTTCCCGATGGTCTACACCCGGGCCCATGCGCTCGGGATGATGATCTCCATCTCGTCGAACGGCTCGCAGCTGTCCAAGCCGCCCATCCTCGACCTGCTCACCAAGCGCCGCCCCTACCGGATCACGCTCAGCGTCTATGGCGCCACCGCGGCCACCTACGACGGCTTCACCCGAAACCGCGGAGCCTTCGACCGCTTCACCCGAGGACTGTCCGCCGCCCGTGAGGCCGAACTGCCCGTCAAGCTCAACCTCATCGTGGCCGACGACAACGCTCACGAACTGGGCGCCATGCAAGCACTGGCCGAACAGTACGGCTTCCCGCACCAGACGTACGCCAACATGTCGCCGACCATCGCCGGTGGCAGCGAGCCGCTCCCCACCCAGGCCGCGGACTTCCTGCGGCAGCGCAAACCCTTCGGCGGCTGCAACGCCGGCCACACCTTCTTCCACGCCGACCCCTTCGGCGTCGCCTCGATCTGCAAGGTCGGCCGAGACCCCAATATCCGGCTGATCGAGGAAGGCGTCGAGGGGCTGCGCCGACTCGGCGAGATCGCCGATTCCCTCATGCTTCGCACCGGTGGCTGCTCCGGCTGTTCGCTGTCCGGCACCTGCTGGACCTGCCGACCGCTCGCCAAGCTCTACCAGGAGGCGAAGGCACCAAAACGCACCTACTGCCAACACTCAGAGAGGTAGACCCCATGGCACCCACGTCCACCGCCACACCCGTACCCATCACCATCACCGCGCGACCGCTCGCCGAGGACGAGGTCGAGATCGTCGGCGACCTGGACACCCTCGTCGAAACCGTCATGTGCTCCTGCAACGCAGGCGACGACAACCCGTACTAAACCGCGCCGCACCACAGCCGACCGTCCCGGCCCCATAGGGTCGGGACGGTCGGCCCGCTCATTCACACCCCGGGAACCGCTATGCCCGTCACCCGCATCCACTGGGAAGACCTACCGTCGGCCGCCCGTGCCGCCGTCGAGCAGCACACCGGGCCCGTCCTGTACGCCGAGACAGCTTCAGGCGGCGCAAACTCCGGCATCGCCGTCCTGGCGACCACTGCCGACGCGAGCCTGTTCATCAAGGGGGTTCCCTCGGAGCATCCGCAGGCCCGCACGCAGCAACGTGAAGCCGAGATCAACCCCCACCTTCCCCCCGCCTCCCCACGGTTGCTGTGGCGCGTGCAGGTCGCCAGCTGGGACCTCATCGGCTACGAACGCATCATCGGTCGCCACGCGGACTACGCCCCGGGTTCCGACGACCTCCCGCTCGTCGCCGAGGCCATCGCCGAGCTGCAGGCTTCGCGATGCCCAGACCTGGAGCTCAAGCGCGCCGAGCAACGCTGGGGCAGCTACGCGGATACGGGAGAAGCCGAGCTGTTCGCTGGCCAAACCCTGCTGCACACCGACCTCGCCCCGCACAACATCCTGATCACCGAACGCGCCCACATCATCGACTGGGCCTGGCCCACCCGCGGCGCTGCCTGGATCGACCCCGTCGTCCTGATCCTGCGCCTCATGGAAGCCGGTCACAGCGCGCAGGACGCCGACGAGTGGGTACGACGCTTTCCCTCATGGCAGCAGGCTCCGCACAATGCCGTCGCCGCATTCTCCGCCGCGAACGCCCAGCTGTGGGACGAGATCGCCCAACACGATCCCCAGGGGTGGAAGAAGCACATGGCGCTCCTGTCGTGGGACTGGGTGGCGTACTGGCGGAGCCGCTCTCGGTAGGGCAACTCACACAGTGCGGGCGGCCTCGTACGCTCCGCAGTGCGTATGGGCGGACTCTGGCGCCCACGCAATTGCGCGAGAGAGGTAGATCGGCTGACAGGCGTCCGGGGGCGGGGCGGGTGTCTTGGAGGTTCGCGTGCATGGGTCACGCGCCCCGCGCCGCCCCCGGACACCGATCCCCTACCCATGCCATTCCGCGCTGACCCTTGGGTAGAGAGGCGCCCTCGACAGCTGACGATCCGGGGGTGGGCACGGCGGAGGCCCGGCGGATTGTCCGCCGGGCCTCTTCCCGTGTT from the Streptomyces sp. RKAG293 genome contains:
- a CDS encoding ATP-binding protein, whose protein sequence is MPEPVIQRFHRTPRAVPEARLFVQQTLAAWGISGDADAVLLCVSELATNAIRHGVPAGGHFIVKVARNDDCLRVEVGDMNRCRPRLRHPSADDVSGRGLLLIANLADSWGVVPRAPSGKVVWTEFKIPGVHPGRVLLRRTRTDHLYRRHATKPGEAPA
- a CDS encoding radical SAM protein, whose amino-acid sequence is MHDLIVSPFLDDYLVVRPGHASGIKIPLTRFLELKRAFDEHLESPVWLVDAARRTWNAEVGGLPADETLLVRNPSPYGYGRASYEINKGCDYDCPHCYLGQKKFEGLNWEHKAQLLEIMRDAGVLWLQITGGEPLIDRLFPMVYTRAHALGMMISISSNGSQLSKPPILDLLTKRRPYRITLSVYGATAATYDGFTRNRGAFDRFTRGLSAAREAELPVKLNLIVADDNAHELGAMQALAEQYGFPHQTYANMSPTIAGGSEPLPTQAADFLRQRKPFGGCNAGHTFFHADPFGVASICKVGRDPNIRLIEEGVEGLRRLGEIADSLMLRTGGCSGCSLSGTCWTCRPLAKLYQEAKAPKRTYCQHSER
- a CDS encoding transcriptional regulator, which produces MTTQKMPNTDLAGWLDRSGISRKELARRVKTAAQACGQPHITPDATTVRRWLDGDHPRPPVPEILADVFSACAGYRVTTYDLGFGESAAAERSLDYNSSFATTVEAVADLGRADVDRRKFLAAAPFAAVAAVGPSRDWLLNTLDQQPEPGPRVRLEDVTAVKNMFGEFQRMDVLQGGGSGRLILAKYMNAHVFPLLRRTYTDEVHKALCEAAAEQTYLLGWMAYDSGEHGTAQRYLIQSLRLAEESKNAALGAHVLAGMADQATLLGNPTEGRRLAQTGRAGLGRNTSAACLADLWALEARALAKLGEKTEAARAVTQSEAAYSRVRLADEQEWAAFIDPAYLHGEHANTFRDLGQAQTAEVHARQSIDHARKQRRARRGAMSQAALAVSHLQRRDLESAHAAGIRTLSLSRQVKSSRCVEAVQDLQRRMEPFGNHRLIADFNERARDLMTAA
- a CDS encoding aminoglycoside phosphotransferase, translated to MPVTRIHWEDLPSAARAAVEQHTGPVLYAETASGGANSGIAVLATTADASLFIKGVPSEHPQARTQQREAEINPHLPPASPRLLWRVQVASWDLIGYERIIGRHADYAPGSDDLPLVAEAIAELQASRCPDLELKRAEQRWGSYADTGEAELFAGQTLLHTDLAPHNILITERAHIIDWAWPTRGAAWIDPVVLILRLMEAGHSAQDADEWVRRFPSWQQAPHNAVAAFSAANAQLWDEIAQHDPQGWKKHMALLSWDWVAYWRSRSR